In Streptomyces paludis, the genomic stretch CCTGAAGTTCGGTGTGGTCGCGCAGGGTGATCACCGTACCGCGCCGCTCACCGCCGACCACCGGGCGGGTGTTCACGACCACGATCCGGTCATCGGTCATATGCACCTCGTCCACCCGCGGCTCGGAGGCGAGCAGCGCCCCGGTGAGCGGTGCGGGCAGGCCGAGCTCGGCGACCGGCCGGCCCACCGCGGACTCGTCGAGGCCGAGCAGCTCCCGGCCGCCGTCGTTCATGAGGGCGATCCTGCGCGCGCCGTCGAGCATCAGCAACCCCTCGCGCACGGCGTGCAGCGCGGCCTGGTGGTAGTCGTGCATCCGGCTCAGCTCCGCCGCGTTCATCCCATGGGTGTGCCGGCGCAGCCGCGCGTTGATCACGTACGTACCGAGCCCGCCGAGCACCAGCGCCGCGCCCGAGGCCAGCGCCAGCACCTTGACCTGCTGGGTCACCTCGGTCGAGATCCGGTCCACGGTGATCCCCACGCTGACCAGCCCGATGATCCGGCCGCCGGCCGCCGGGTCCTTGATCGGGGTCACCGCCCGGACGGACGGCCCGAGGGTGCCGGTGTACGTCTCGGTGAACGTCTTGCCGCGCAGCGCGGGGTCCCGGCGGCCCAGGAAGCGCATACCGATCTGGGCCGGGTCGGGGTGCGTCCAGCGGATCCCCTCCGGATTCATGATCGTGATGAAGTCGATGCCGGTGTCGTGCCGGACCTGTTCCGCGTACGGCTGGAGTTCGGCACTCGGATCCGGAGTGTGGATCGCCTCCCGCACGGAAGGCGAGTCGGCCAGCGCGTGCGCCGTGGCCAGCACCTGCTTGCGCGCGGTGTCGTCCGTGTGCGCGCGCCCGGTGACATACGCGAACACCCCACAGCCCGCGACGACGGCCGCGACCAGCACGACCTGCATGGCGAAGAGCTGTGTGGCGAGAGAACGGGGACGGTGCGGCAGGTGCATGAAACAAGAATGCCTGGCCTGATTCACATGAACGAAATGAACGTAAGGGTGACCGGCGTCACAGCCTGATGGATAGTCCTCGGGACCCCCCGGGACAGGGACGGGGGGATTCGCAGTGACGAGTCAAGGAGGACCCGTGGCCGCAAGGCGGGACCGTACCCACTATCTGTACATCGCGGTGATCGCAGCCGTCGTGCTGGGCATTCTGGTGGGCTTCGCGGCTCCTGGTGTGGCCGTCGAACTGAAGCCGCTCGGTACCGGCTTCGTGAACCTCATCAAGATGATGATCTCGCCGGTCATCTTCTGCACCATCGTGCTGGGCGTCGGTTCCGTCCGGAAGGCCGCCAAGGTCGGCGCGGTCGGCGGGCTCG encodes the following:
- a CDS encoding sensor histidine kinase; this translates as MHLPHRPRSLATQLFAMQVVLVAAVVAGCGVFAYVTGRAHTDDTARKQVLATAHALADSPSVREAIHTPDPSAELQPYAEQVRHDTGIDFITIMNPEGIRWTHPDPAQIGMRFLGRRDPALRGKTFTETYTGTLGPSVRAVTPIKDPAAGGRIIGLVSVGITVDRISTEVTQQVKVLALASGAALVLGGLGTYVINARLRRHTHGMNAAELSRMHDYHQAALHAVREGLLMLDGARRIALMNDGGRELLGLDESAVGRPVAELGLPAPLTGALLASEPRVDEVHMTDDRIVVVNTRPVVGGERRGTVITLRDHTELQALSGELDSERGFTQALRSQAHEAANRLHTVVSLIELGRVAEAVEFATAELELAQDLTDRVVGAVGEPVLAALLLGKAAQANERGVELVLAEDSRIDDGVLPPTLPARDLVTILGNLIDNAVDAAQGGEGARVTVTALADGGELLLAVRDTGAGVDPGDREEVFLRGWSTRGPGRGLGLALVRQAVHRAHGTVELTRDQEPPGGAEFVVRLPLGDRTGRTATAEVSS